In Providencia alcalifaciens, the sequence ACCATTACAGAACATCACCTTAAGAACCTTGAACCTATATTACTCTTATTTATAGCTATCATTATCTGCCTAATAATGTTTGCAATGTATTTACCAATATTTAAATTAGGCTCAGTCATTTCTGGAGTGTAGCTTATTATCAATAAAAAACAGTTCAATTTAGATAGTAAAAATAGATTGTAATCAAACATATATCCATAACATGATAACTTGACTCAATTGTATAAAGACAAATTAAAACTTTCAGTGTACTCTGACTTATTTCCCGTGAACTAATGAATCATTTATGTCTTATATTGTTGCCCTCACAGGGGGGATAGGAAGTGGTAAAACAACTGTTGCCAACGAATTTGCTAAACTTGGGGTACCCCTTGTTGATGCTGATGTCATCGCCCGCCAAGTTGTTGAACCTAATACCTCTGCATTGATCAGCATTCAACAGCACTTTGGTCAATCTGTATTAAACCATGATGGCACTTTAAATAGAGGTTTTCTGCGGACAGTTGTTTTTTCCGAACCTAAGGAAAAAGCGTGGCTAAATGCGCTGCTTCATCCTTTGATACAACAAGAAACGCAGAAACAACTTCAGCAGGTTAACTATCCTTATGTTCTATGGGTGGTCCCCCTGCTTATTGAAAATAAAATTTCGCATTTAGCAGATCGTGTTCTTGTCGTTGATGTAACAAAAGAAGAACAAATAGAGAGAACCATTAGACGTGATGACACCAGCCTAGAGCATGTTATTAATATATTAAATGCTCAAGTATCTCGAGAAGAAAGGTTGTCGTATGCTGACGATATCATCACTAATCATACAGATGATACTGAGCTGCCAAATAGAGTTGCAGAACTACACAGGCAATACCTAGCACTTGCAGCACAAAAAGAATAGGAATGAGCATGAGCGAAAAAATCGAAACAACTTTGGTTACTTATGAATATCCAATGAATGAAAAAATTCGTTCTTGGCTGCGGCTTGAAACATTATTAATGCAAATTTATGAACAGAGCCATATTACCTCCTACTCATCTGGAATCGCCTTTTTCCGCTCTGTT encodes:
- the coaE gene encoding dephospho-CoA kinase (Dephospho-CoA kinase (CoaE) performs the final step in coenzyme A biosynthesis.) → MSYIVALTGGIGSGKTTVANEFAKLGVPLVDADVIARQVVEPNTSALISIQQHFGQSVLNHDGTLNRGFLRTVVFSEPKEKAWLNALLHPLIQQETQKQLQQVNYPYVLWVVPLLIENKISHLADRVLVVDVTKEEQIERTIRRDDTSLEHVINILNAQVSREERLSYADDIITNHTDDTELPNRVAELHRQYLALAAQKE